One genomic segment of Sminthopsis crassicaudata isolate SCR6 chromosome 2, ASM4859323v1, whole genome shotgun sequence includes these proteins:
- the LOC141554021 gene encoding uncharacterized protein LOC141554021: MIPTWRPGEEDFKLMGAEPIIPSASYKLNRWYSYPHFMGGKLRQTPRGAQIVRRSALNSRPSRALHLRPPLQFGSFSSLVRSSDGETEADSGPPQVSEAGFAPTPADTPSQLSLGSEDLELGLRDEEPERDLRGSLRALWRTRFPSGFEVNRLELIHGQKHPGAGSAPPTAGCRPPPPHGMFWTRERSPHVESCGSRAKGKGPRALSAPNTSMGGRGSREAEERRETSLATFVPKGRGHRWGDPPREAGGTRPRGGGAPTPVSLTGSESGPSGPLPLFRHFPTPGLQLKPSLSPPGRLEVGGRGGAGELEK; this comes from the exons ATGATACCTACATGGAGGCCAGGTGAAGAAGACTTCAAGTTAATGGGGGCTGAGCCAATCATACCGTCCGCAAGCTACAAATTAAACAG GTggtattcttatccccattttatgggtgggaaactgaggcagaccccCAGAGGCGCACAGATAGTTCGAAGGTCAGCTCTGAACTCCAGGCCCAGCCGCGCTCTGCACCTCCGGCCACCGCTCCAGTTCGGGAGCTTCAGCTCACTGGTTCGTTCGTCCG atggggaaactgaggcagattctGGGCCCccgcaagtgtctgaggcaggattcgcACCGACTCCCGCGGACACCCCCTCCCAGCTGTCCCTCGGTTCGGAGGACCTAGAGCTGGGCCTCAGGGATGAAGAACCTGAGAGGGATCTCAGAGGAAGTCTTCGGGCCCTTTGGCGCACTCGCTTCCCATCCGGCTTCGAAGTGAACCGCCTTGAGCTGATTCATGGACAGAAACACCCCGGGGCAGGGAGCGCCCCCCCCACTGCAGGCTGccgccccccccctccccacgGGATGTTCTGGACCCGGGAACGGAGCCCCCATGTGGAAAGCTGCGGATCCAGGGCCAAGGGAAAAGGGCCAAGGGCGCTCTCGGCCCCAAACACGTCAATGGGGGGGCGGGGCTCCCGGGAGgcggaagaaaggagggagacaaGCCTCGCGACATTCGTCCCCAAAGGGAGAGGACACCGGTGGGGAGACCCCCCACGGGAGGCTGGAGGAACTCGGCCACGTGGTGGGGGGGCCCCAACCCCTGTCTCCCTCACAGGATCTGAATCCGGACCTTCCGGTCCGCTTCCGCTCTTCCGGCACTTCCCAACTCCAGGCTTACAGTTAAAACCGTCTCTAAGCCCCCCAGGCCGCTTAGAGGTGGGAGGCCGGGGCGGGGCTGGGGAGCTCGAAAAGTGA